A region from the Silene latifolia isolate original U9 population chromosome 7, ASM4854445v1, whole genome shotgun sequence genome encodes:
- the LOC141592743 gene encoding cation/H(+) antiporter 28, translated as MNVNHKQEVTEKMGISSAVTMSNNIIINGKHIECGTTISNVASYSIYFILLLGFCHGLHILLKPFSQPRIITETLVGLFLGNLPPVRELLKIDEEGNTGLQNMKFLIDFGMTIYMFALGLEMDPSVLFRVPKREAIVAYTGMFFTFILTCITTPYLHYATHSSIPFNLAFSIILSSTGSPLLTRVLTDLKIGKSDIGKFSIFAAVYSELVTILIICIGYVIFQPEHNFEIRKKDPEQHVNFKGHGAIPLGSALIVQIILTVIVGPIILGWVNGANPHGKTFKGSHLVLSVAFAVCIGCISPFFGFSPVLSAFVTGVFLPREGRISQFLVTKVNHFLTFMFYPFFFVWVGLEAEFGKFQFRWLGSWARLFGFFGVGTVGKIIGAVITGLIFEFHWPESISLALLLNVKGHLHLYLTIIAMKNKIITDSTCIGMILAMLLKIVYIPMIAQYIIQRARRRLPNQPLALQWHDPTKELRILIGLHGSENVPCAINLMEISKGTCDPGIVVYATDMIELTDQIAATLVPGGVDGVTVTDKEVLQMREDITNSLQEYTKENEDCVTLLRAMALSTFNNMHQEICSLAEDSIISLLVLPFHNALQAGPKLVDGHTGFRYVNKKVFRNAPCTIAIMVDRGFGATEQLSKSSVGSFNVAVIFIGGKDDREALAYAGRVAYHRGVKLTIVRFLVEKEIENNTRKTFQQEEEMKLDDECFANFYERYVAGGKVSYLEKHLVNSVQAYSTLQSLEGHYGLFIIGRGGRANSVLTMGMNDWEQCPELGPLGDILSGPNFSTTSSVLIIQQHNPKGEPGGSDNEFSIM; from the exons atgaatgtgaATCATAAGCAAGAAGTGACGGAAAAAATGGGGATTTCGAGTGCAGTAACGATGAGCAACAATATAATTATAAATGGGAAGCATATTGAGTGTGGAACTACAATCTCAAATGTGGCTTCCTATAGCATCTACTTTATCCTTCTACTTGGCTTTTGCCATGGTTTACACATTCTTTTGAAACCTTTTTCTCAGCCTCGGATCATCACCGAAACCCTT GTAGGCTTATTTCTGGGAAACCTCCCTCCAGTGAGAGAACTACTAAAAATCGACGAAGAAGGAAATACAGGGTTACAAAATATGAAATTTTTAATAGATTTCGGCATGACTATATATATGTTTGCTTTAGGCCTCGAAATGGACCCGTCTGTGCTTTTCCGAGTTCCTAAAAGGGAAGCCATAGTTGCTTACACTGGCATGTTTTTCACATTCATTCTAACCTGTATAACCACTCCCTACCTACATTATGCAACACATTCAAGCATCCCTTTTAACCTCGCTTTCTCGATCATCCTCTCAAGTACTGGGTCACCCTTATTAACCCGGGTGTTAACGGACCTTAAAATCGGAAAGTCAGACATTGGAAAATTCTCAATTTTTGCTGCAGTTTACTCTGAGCTTGTGACCATACTAATTATCTGTATAGGTTATGTAATTTTTCAGCCCGAACACAATTTTGAAATTAGAAAGAAAGACCCTGAACAACATGTAAACTTTAAAGGACACGGAGCTATCCCGCTTGGTTCGGCTTTGATTGTTCAAATCATCTTAACCGTGATAGTAGGACCCATTATACTCGGGTGGGTCAATGGTGCAAATCCCCATGGAAAGACCTTTAAGGGTTCGCATTTGGTGCTCTCGGTTGCATTTGCAGTATGTATTGGTTGTATATCGCCTTTTTTTGGGTTTAGTCCGGTGCTTAGTGCGTTTGTGACGGGTGTTTTCTTGCCTAGAGAAGGGAGGATATCACAGTTTTTAGTCACCAAAGTTAACCATTTCTTGACCTTTATGTTTTATCCTTTCTTTTTTGTATGGGTCGGGTTGGAAGCGGAGTTTGGGAAGTTTCAATTTAGATGGTTAGGTTCTTGGGCTAGATTGTTCGGTTTCTTTGGTGTTGGAACGGTTGGTAAGATAATTGGCGCGGTTATTACAGGATTGATTTTCGAGTTTCATTGGCCTGAATCTATCTCTCTTGCATTGTTGTTGAATGTCAAAGGCCATTTGCACTTATACCTCACTATCATTGCCATGAAG AACAAAATCATCACTGACTCGACATGCATTGGAATGATATTAGCGATGCTTCTGAAGATTGTATACATACCAATGATTGCACAATACATAATCCAACGAGCGAGGAGACGGTTGCCTAACCAACCATTAGCACTACAATGGCATGATCCAACCAAGGAGCTTCGGATTCTAATAGGTTTACATGGATCTGAAAATGTCCCTTGTGCTATAAACTTGATGGAGATCTCAAAGGGTACATGTGACCCAGGCATAGTTGTATATGCTACCGATATGATCGAGCTCACAGATCAAATTGCAGCCACTTTGGTTCCAGGAGGAGTTGACGGTGTGACTGTAACCGATAAGGAAGTGCTTCAAATGAGGGAGGATATTACTAACAGTCTACAAGAATACACAAAGGAGAATGAAGATTGTGTCACACTTCTCAGAGCAATGGCGTTGTCGACTTTCAATAATATGCATCAAGAAATATGTAGCTTGGCTGAAGACTCTATCATCAGTTTGCTTGTGCTTCCTTTTCACAATGCCTTGCAAGCCGGTCCAAAGCTTGTTGATGGTCATACAGGGTTCAGATATGTGAACAAAAAG GTGTTCCGAAATGCCCCATGCACTATCGCAATCATGGTGGATCGAGGTTTTGGAGCAACCGAACAATTATCCAAGTCATCAGTTGGTTCTTTCAACGTCGCAGTCATATTTATTGGTGGCAAAGATGACAGGGAAGCATTAGCCTATGCTGGACGAGTAGCTTACCATCGCGGTGTAAAGCTTACTATAGTTAGATTCTTGGTAGAGAAAGAAATCGAAAATAACACAAGGAAAACTTTTCAACAAGAAGAAGAGATGAAATTAGATGATGAATGTTTTGCAAACTTCTATGAGAGATATGTTGCAGGAGGAAAAGTATCTTACTTAGAGAAACACTTGGTGAATTCGGTTCAAGCTTACTCGACACTACAGTCACTAGAAGGGCATTATGGACTTTTTATTATCGGTAGAGGAGGACGTGCGAACTCGGTATTGACGATGGGGATGAATGATTGGGAACAATGTCCGGAATTAGGGCCACTTGGAGATATACTTTCAGGGCCTAATTTCTCAACTACTTCGTCGGTTTTGATCATTCAACAACACAATCCTAAAGGAGAACCTGGTGGTTCTGATAATGAGTTCTCCATTATGTAG